One part of the Verrucomicrobiia bacterium genome encodes these proteins:
- the thrC gene encoding threonine synthase produces the protein MAAILLHSTNGRSPAVDLRTALLQGQAPDKGLYLPDAFPPFTPAEMAAFGTMPYHEIAFRVLGKYTEDVLPAHVLEKLCQDAYDFEVPLERVRGLDRVAVMRLDQGPTASFKDFAARMMARLIGRFVREAGQQLTILVATSGDTGSAVASAFHGVEGIRVIVLFPIAEVSDRQRKQMTTLRGNIRSIAVDGKFDDCQALVKRAFADPALQHIPLSSANSINIGRLLPQSVYYFYAASRLAKPGEPIVICVPSGNFGNMMGAVIAGRMGLPVKKLVVPVNGNDEFPRFLGTGGYAKIEPSRNCLSNAMNVGHPSNLARLVAVYGGQMDETGTILRAPSLEAMRCDLYSSSVSDEQTRATLKLAWEKHQLLLEPHGAVGWHGFGDYLATEPLAGAPAVVLETAHPAKFPAEIEKVLGFTPEVPPSLAALEVLPEDFDRMTTDYDAFRDYLAAAH, from the coding sequence ATGGCTGCCATTCTTCTTCACAGCACGAACGGCCGGTCCCCGGCGGTTGATTTGCGCACGGCGCTGCTGCAAGGGCAGGCGCCGGACAAGGGATTATATCTGCCAGATGCCTTCCCGCCGTTCACGCCGGCCGAGATGGCCGCGTTCGGCACGATGCCCTATCACGAAATCGCCTTCCGCGTGCTGGGCAAATACACCGAAGACGTGCTGCCCGCGCACGTGCTCGAAAAGCTCTGCCAGGACGCCTACGACTTTGAAGTGCCGCTGGAGCGGGTGCGCGGGCTGGACCGCGTGGCGGTGATGCGGCTGGACCAGGGGCCGACGGCCTCATTCAAGGATTTTGCCGCGCGCATGATGGCCCGGCTCATCGGCCGCTTCGTGCGTGAAGCCGGACAGCAATTGACGATTCTCGTCGCGACGAGTGGCGACACCGGCTCCGCCGTGGCCAGTGCGTTTCACGGCGTGGAAGGCATTCGTGTCATCGTGTTGTTTCCCATCGCCGAAGTCAGCGACCGTCAGCGCAAGCAGATGACCACGCTGCGCGGCAACATCCGCAGCATTGCGGTGGACGGAAAGTTTGACGATTGCCAGGCGCTGGTGAAGCGCGCCTTTGCCGATCCGGCGTTGCAGCACATTCCGCTGTCGTCAGCCAACTCCATCAACATCGGCCGCCTGCTGCCGCAGAGTGTTTATTACTTCTACGCGGCATCACGGCTGGCCAAACCGGGCGAGCCGATCGTGATCTGTGTGCCCAGCGGGAACTTCGGGAACATGATGGGCGCGGTCATCGCGGGCCGGATGGGATTGCCGGTCAAAAAGCTCGTGGTGCCGGTGAATGGCAATGACGAGTTCCCGCGTTTCCTCGGCACCGGTGGCTATGCGAAGATCGAGCCGTCGCGCAATTGCCTTTCAAACGCGATGAACGTCGGGCACCCGAGCAACCTGGCGCGGCTGGTTGCGGTTTACGGCGGGCAGATGGATGAAACGGGCACCATCCTCCGGGCACCCAGCCTAGAAGCCATGCGGTGTGATTTGTATTCCAGTTCCGTTTCCGATGAACAGACGCGCGCCACCCTCAAGCTGGCGTGGGAGAAGCATCAACTTTTGTTGGAGCCACACGGGGCGGTGGGCTGGCATGGGTTTGGGGATTACCTGGCCACGGAACCGCTGGCCGGTGCGCCGGCAGTGGTCCTGGAGACCGCGCATCCCGCGAAGTTTCCCGCCGAGATCGAAAAGGTGCTGGGCTTTACGCCCGAAGTCCCACCGTCGTTGGCGGCTTTGGAGGTGTTGCCTGAGGACTTCGACCGCATGACGACAGACTACGACGCGTTTCGTGATTACCTGGCTGCCGCCCATTGA
- the rplP gene encoding 50S ribosomal protein L16: MALMPERVKYRKMQRGSRTGLATSGNTVAFGEYGLMALERAWIDTKQLEACRVAIARHMKRHGKMWIRVFPQKSFTKKPLEVRMGTGKGPLESWVAVVRPANILFEVDGVPEVIAREAMRLAATKLPIATKFVSRHQHS, encoded by the coding sequence ATGGCATTGATGCCCGAGAGAGTTAAGTATCGCAAAATGCAGCGTGGCAGCCGCACCGGCCTGGCCACGAGCGGGAATACCGTGGCATTCGGCGAATACGGTTTGATGGCGCTCGAGCGCGCGTGGATCGACACCAAGCAGCTGGAAGCCTGCCGTGTGGCCATTGCCCGCCATATGAAGCGGCATGGCAAGATGTGGATTCGCGTGTTTCCGCAAAAGTCCTTCACCAAGAAGCCGCTGGAAGTTCGTATGGGCACCGGCAAGGGTCCGTTGGAGTCCTGGGTGGCCGTGGTGCGTCCCGCGAACATTTTGTTTGAAGTGGACGGGGTGCCGGAAGTCATTGCCCGCGAAGCGATGCGTCTGGCGGCGACCAAGCTGCCGATCGCAACCAAATTCGTTTCGCGTCACCAGCATTCATAA
- the rpsS gene encoding 30S ribosomal protein S19 yields MGRSIKKGPFVDGHLMDKIVKAKETKSKAPIKTWSRRSMITPEFVGLTFNVHNGKVFNPVFVTENMVGHRLGEFSLTRTFKKHGAHTAKAEAK; encoded by the coding sequence ATGGGTCGTTCGATTAAAAAAGGTCCCTTTGTTGACGGGCACTTGATGGATAAAATCGTCAAGGCGAAGGAGACGAAGTCCAAGGCGCCCATCAAGACGTGGTCGCGGCGCTCGATGATCACCCCCGAGTTCGTGGGGCTGACGTTCAATGTGCACAACGGCAAGGTGTTCAACCCGGTGTTTGTCACGGAAAACATGGTGGGCCACCGGCTGGGCGAATTCTCGCTGACCCGCACGTTCAAGAAACACGGCGCTCACACGGCGAAGGCGGAGGCCAAGTAG
- the rplV gene encoding 50S ribosomal protein L22: MEVQAITKNVNTSAQKMREVVRQIQGLPALQAAAVLSFMPGKRAGIVAKTLKSAIANAENNNSLKPEVLRIKVATAGTASTYKRFQPKARGSAGPILKRHCHVKIILTDE; the protein is encoded by the coding sequence ATGGAAGTCCAAGCCATTACCAAGAACGTCAACACCAGCGCGCAGAAGATGCGCGAGGTGGTGCGGCAAATCCAGGGGCTGCCGGCGCTGCAGGCCGCCGCGGTGCTTTCCTTCATGCCCGGCAAACGCGCCGGCATTGTGGCCAAGACGCTGAAGAGCGCCATCGCCAATGCGGAAAACAACAACAGCCTCAAGCCTGAGGTGCTCCGCATCAAGGTGGCCACAGCCGGCACGGCGTCCACCTACAAACGGTTTCAGCCCAAGGCTCGCGGGTCCGCGGGTCCGATTCTGAAGCGTCACTGCCATGTTAAGATCATTCTGACAGACGAGTAA
- a CDS encoding homoserine dehydrogenase, with the protein MQQVNIGMIGGGTVGSGVFHHWQNNGALMAARLGVQVAITKVAVKSLTEPRPYDIPRSLLTTDWKEVVNDPNIHAVIELVGGTGIAKEIVLTALKQGKPVITANKALISAHGEELFAAAKANRTNLYYEASVAGGIPIIKTIREALVGNRFTHIYGIVNGTCNYILTRMKQEGAEFADVLADAQRQGYAETPPDLDIDGFDAEHKTGILASLAHGFWVRPQQIHVEGIRHISKLDMQFAQQLGYTIKLLGIVKSLEAGERRAKGAKQIQVSVYPTLIPNAHVLANVNGVFNAVFVRGDAVGDTLYYGRGAGKDATASAVLSDLADAALDLVHGTLRVPPFASYERKGTVAPIGDVVSRYYLRLSVVDQPGVIAKISTILGAAKIGIASVIQPEGHVGEVVPLILMIHDAPNAAMQKALTKIAKLPVVKAKPVMLRVESFD; encoded by the coding sequence ATGCAGCAGGTGAACATTGGCATGATCGGGGGCGGAACGGTGGGCAGCGGCGTTTTCCATCACTGGCAAAACAACGGCGCCCTGATGGCCGCGCGCCTGGGTGTCCAGGTTGCCATTACCAAGGTCGCCGTGAAGTCGTTGACCGAGCCGCGGCCCTACGACATCCCGCGCTCCCTGCTAACCACGGATTGGAAGGAAGTCGTCAACGATCCGAACATTCATGCGGTCATCGAACTCGTCGGCGGCACCGGCATTGCGAAGGAAATCGTCCTGACGGCGCTGAAGCAGGGCAAGCCGGTCATCACCGCCAACAAGGCGCTGATCTCCGCGCACGGCGAGGAATTGTTCGCTGCGGCGAAAGCGAACCGGACGAATCTCTACTACGAGGCGAGCGTGGCGGGTGGCATTCCCATCATCAAGACCATCCGCGAAGCCCTCGTGGGCAACCGCTTCACGCACATCTACGGCATCGTCAACGGCACCTGCAATTACATCCTGACACGCATGAAGCAGGAGGGCGCGGAGTTTGCCGACGTGCTGGCGGACGCGCAACGGCAGGGCTACGCGGAGACGCCGCCAGACCTGGACATTGACGGTTTCGACGCCGAGCACAAGACCGGCATTCTCGCGTCGCTGGCGCACGGTTTCTGGGTGCGGCCGCAGCAGATTCACGTGGAAGGCATCCGGCACATCTCGAAACTCGACATGCAATTCGCGCAGCAGCTCGGCTACACCATCAAGCTGCTCGGCATCGTGAAGTCGCTGGAAGCCGGCGAACGCAGAGCCAAAGGCGCCAAACAGATTCAGGTTTCGGTTTACCCGACGCTCATTCCCAATGCCCACGTGCTCGCGAACGTGAATGGCGTGTTCAATGCCGTGTTTGTTCGCGGCGACGCCGTGGGCGACACGCTGTATTACGGTCGCGGCGCGGGCAAGGATGCGACCGCCAGCGCCGTGTTGAGCGATCTGGCGGATGCGGCCCTCGACCTGGTGCACGGCACGTTGCGCGTGCCGCCGTTCGCATCCTACGAGCGCAAGGGCACGGTGGCGCCCATCGGTGACGTGGTGTCGCGCTATTATCTGCGTTTGAGCGTCGTCGATCAGCCGGGCGTCATTGCGAAGATTTCAACCATCCTGGGCGCGGCAAAGATTGGCATTGCGTCGGTCATTCAGCCGGAAGGTCACGTGGGCGAAGTGGTGCCGCTGATTCTGATGATTCATGACGCGCCCAACGCCGCGATGCAAAAGGCCCTGACGAAAATCGCGAAGCTGCCCGTGGTGAAGGCGAAACCGGTGATGCTGCGGGTGGAAAGTTTTGACTAA
- the rpsC gene encoding 30S ribosomal protein S3: MGQKTNPIGLRVAVTKDWRSKWYANKKDFSALVVEDNRIRSFLKKKLEGAAVPRILIERAASRCRVTIQTARPGVVIGRKGAEIDKLKEELSKMTGKEIYVDIVEIKSPDLDAQLVAENIALQLERRVSFRRAMKKALQVAKDLGAQGIKVRCAGRLGGAELARVESYHWGRVPLHTLRAEIDYGFAEAKTVYGKLGVKCWICKGDRKPVKAETAKTETAAA; the protein is encoded by the coding sequence ATGGGTCAAAAGACAAATCCAATCGGCCTCCGCGTTGCCGTCACCAAAGACTGGCGTTCCAAGTGGTATGCCAACAAGAAGGACTTCTCCGCGCTGGTTGTCGAAGACAACCGCATCCGCAGCTTCCTCAAGAAGAAGCTCGAAGGCGCCGCCGTGCCGCGCATTCTGATCGAACGCGCCGCCAGCCGCTGCCGCGTGACCATTCAAACCGCCCGCCCTGGCGTCGTCATCGGCCGCAAAGGGGCTGAAATTGACAAGCTCAAGGAAGAATTGAGCAAAATGACGGGCAAGGAAATTTACGTGGACATCGTGGAGATCAAGAGCCCCGATCTCGACGCCCAGTTGGTGGCCGAAAACATCGCGCTTCAGTTGGAGCGTCGCGTCTCTTTCCGCCGGGCCATGAAGAAGGCGCTGCAGGTGGCCAAGGATTTGGGGGCGCAGGGCATCAAGGTTCGTTGTGCCGGCCGGTTGGGCGGCGCGGAACTGGCTCGCGTTGAATCCTACCATTGGGGCCGCGTGCCGCTCCATACGTTGCGCGCGGAAATTGATTACGGCTTTGCCGAGGCGAAGACGGTTTACGGCAAGCTGGGGGTCAAGTGCTGGATTTGCAAAGGCGACCGCAAGCCGGTGAAGGCGGAGACTGCTAAAACCGAAACGGCTGCGGCCTAA
- the rplB gene encoding 50S ribosomal protein L2 encodes MPVKTFRPLTPSLRYKTVADFSDITKTTPEKSLVVIRKKTGGRNCYGRVTARGIGGGHKQKLRIVDFKRKKHGVEATVSAIEYDPTRSARLALLEYKDGEKAYMLAPVGIQVGQKVMSGPAAAPEVGNALPLKAIPVGVAIHNLELVPGKGAQMVRSAGGAATLMSRDSGYAQVRLPSGEIRRIHEECYATIGQVGNTEHENVVLGKAGRARHLGYRGITRGVARNPVDHPNGGGAGKSKSGGGWQQLTSPWGLLAKGYRTRNKKKISNRFILVRRDGRPMKLK; translated from the coding sequence ATGCCAGTTAAAACTTTTAGACCGCTGACGCCGTCGCTGCGATACAAGACTGTCGCGGACTTCAGCGATATTACCAAGACGACTCCGGAGAAGAGCTTGGTTGTGATCCGCAAGAAGACCGGCGGACGCAACTGCTATGGCCGTGTGACTGCCCGTGGTATTGGTGGCGGTCACAAGCAAAAGCTCCGCATCGTGGATTTCAAACGGAAGAAGCACGGTGTGGAAGCCACGGTGTCCGCGATTGAATACGATCCGACGCGTTCCGCCCGGCTGGCCCTTTTGGAATACAAGGATGGGGAAAAGGCCTACATGTTGGCGCCCGTTGGCATCCAAGTGGGGCAGAAAGTCATGAGTGGTCCGGCGGCGGCCCCGGAAGTGGGCAACGCGCTCCCGCTCAAGGCGATCCCGGTGGGTGTCGCGATTCACAATCTTGAACTCGTCCCGGGCAAGGGTGCCCAAATGGTCCGCTCGGCCGGCGGGGCGGCGACCTTGATGTCGCGCGACAGTGGTTACGCCCAAGTGCGCCTGCCTTCCGGCGAAATCCGTCGTATTCACGAAGAGTGCTACGCAACGATCGGGCAGGTGGGCAATACCGAGCATGAAAACGTCGTCCTCGGCAAGGCGGGGCGCGCGCGTCATCTCGGTTACCGTGGCATCACGCGCGGTGTGGCGCGGAACCCGGTCGATCACCCGAATGGTGGTGGTGCAGGCAAATCAAAATCCGGTGGCGGCTGGCAGCAATTGACCTCCCCGTGGGGTTTGCTGGCCAAGGGTTATCGCACCCGGAACAAGAAGAAAATTTCCAATCGGTTCATTCTGGTCCGTCGTGACGGCCGGCCGATGAAACTCAAGTAA
- a CDS encoding aspartate kinase translates to MALIVQKYGGTSVGNPDRIKNVAARVAKYHAKGDQVVVVVSAMSGVTDNLIKLAKEIMPLPAEREMDVLLATGEQTTIALTAIALHALGVKAVSLTGAQAGIVTDGVHTKAKIHNITPQRIHEHLQAGSVVIVAGFQGQTPEGQITTLGRGGSDLSAIALAAALKADLCQIYTDVDGVYTADPRIVPTAKKLPEVSYDEMLELASLGAKVMQSRSVEFAKKFGVVFEVRSSLNENPGTIVKEETKSMEGVVVRGVSLDKNQAKVTLIGIPDKPGMAARVFKALGDATVNVDMIVQNISHGTGSPSTDISFTMDKPDLLKAKKVIDALKAELSIREVMANESIGKLSIVGVGMKSHTGVAGKMFDVLAQEGVNIDMISTSEIKISVVIDLAKGEQAMRAVHTAFIG, encoded by the coding sequence ATGGCACTGATTGTTCAGAAATACGGTGGCACCTCGGTGGGCAACCCCGACCGCATTAAAAATGTCGCGGCCCGGGTGGCCAAATACCACGCCAAAGGCGACCAGGTGGTGGTGGTCGTTTCCGCGATGAGCGGAGTGACCGACAACCTCATCAAGCTGGCCAAGGAAATCATGCCGCTGCCCGCGGAACGCGAGATGGACGTGCTGCTCGCGACCGGGGAACAGACCACCATCGCGCTGACCGCCATCGCGTTGCATGCCTTGGGCGTCAAGGCGGTTTCGCTCACCGGCGCCCAAGCGGGCATCGTTACGGACGGGGTGCACACCAAGGCCAAGATTCACAACATCACCCCGCAAAGAATTCACGAGCACTTGCAGGCCGGCAGCGTGGTCATTGTGGCTGGCTTCCAGGGGCAGACGCCCGAAGGTCAGATCACCACGTTGGGCCGCGGTGGTTCCGACCTTTCGGCGATTGCGCTCGCCGCGGCGCTCAAGGCCGATCTCTGCCAGATTTACACGGACGTGGACGGCGTTTACACGGCCGATCCGCGCATCGTGCCCACGGCGAAAAAATTGCCCGAAGTGTCCTACGACGAAATGCTCGAGCTCGCGAGCCTGGGGGCCAAGGTGATGCAATCCCGCTCGGTCGAGTTCGCCAAGAAATTTGGCGTCGTCTTTGAAGTGCGCTCCAGCTTGAACGAAAACCCCGGAACGATTGTGAAAGAAGAAACGAAATCCATGGAAGGCGTCGTTGTGCGCGGCGTCTCGCTCGACAAGAACCAGGCCAAGGTCACGCTCATCGGCATTCCCGACAAGCCGGGCATGGCGGCGCGCGTGTTCAAGGCGCTCGGCGACGCGACGGTGAACGTGGACATGATCGTGCAAAACATCAGCCACGGCACGGGCAGCCCGTCCACCGACATTTCCTTCACCATGGACAAGCCTGACCTGCTCAAGGCGAAAAAAGTCATCGACGCGTTGAAGGCTGAGCTCAGCATCCGCGAAGTGATGGCCAACGAAAGCATCGGCAAGCTGTCCATTGTGGGCGTGGGCATGAAGAGCCACACGGGCGTGGCGGGCAAGATGTTCGACGTGTTGGCGCAGGAAGGCGTCAACATCGACATGATTTCCACCAGTGAAATCAAGATCTCGGTGGTGATTGATCTTGCGAAGGGCGAACAGGCCATGCGCGCAGTGCACACGGCTTTTATTGGCTGA